In one window of Brenneria goodwinii DNA:
- a CDS encoding ABC transporter ATP-binding protein, whose product MSSGLRISHFRTGYPKRQVIRDLSVPLLPRGKITVLLGPNGSGKSTLLRAMAGLNRSEGELWLDNSDLMQLPFAKRAEKVVYLPQSLPAGVHLHVLESIIVAQRASGGHHNAESQAEVMTLLKQLGIEHLALSYLDQLSGGQKQLVGLAQSLIRQPSLLLLDEPLSALDLNYQFHVMDLVRRETRKRDITTVVVVHDINIALRHGDHALMLQNGNLIADGVPADVISPESLAAVYGVKGRIERCSQGIPQVIIDGLVNEPDS is encoded by the coding sequence ATATCATCAGGATTACGCATTTCCCATTTTCGTACCGGTTATCCTAAACGGCAGGTAATTCGCGATCTGTCCGTGCCTTTATTGCCCCGCGGCAAGATCACCGTACTGCTTGGTCCCAACGGTAGCGGCAAGTCCACGCTGTTACGGGCCATGGCCGGATTGAATCGTTCCGAGGGAGAACTGTGGCTGGATAACAGCGACCTAATGCAATTGCCGTTCGCCAAACGGGCGGAGAAAGTGGTTTACCTGCCGCAGTCGCTGCCGGCGGGCGTGCACCTGCATGTGCTCGAATCCATTATCGTCGCCCAACGGGCATCCGGCGGCCACCATAACGCCGAAAGCCAGGCTGAAGTGATGACGCTGCTGAAGCAGCTTGGTATTGAACATCTGGCGTTAAGCTATCTCGATCAGCTTTCCGGCGGGCAAAAACAGCTGGTCGGGCTGGCGCAGTCGTTAATTCGGCAGCCTTCGCTGTTATTGCTGGACGAACCCCTAAGCGCGCTGGATTTGAACTATCAGTTTCATGTCATGGATTTAGTCCGCAGAGAGACGCGCAAGCGGGACATTACCACAGTGGTCGTGGTGCACGATATCAATATCGCGCTACGCCATGGCGATCATGCGCTAATGCTGCAAAACGGCAATCTGATCGCGGATGGCGTCCCCGCCGATGTGATCAGTCCGGAAAGCCTGGCCGCGGTCTATGGGGTGAAAGGCCGTATCGAGCGCTGTTCGCAAGGCATTCCGCAGGTGATTATCGACGGCCTGGTGAACGAACCGGATAGTTAG
- a CDS encoding DUF1007 family protein, with product MLHYNRLIRWCRRITLLTASVALGSQPAFAHPHSFIDMQTTIESQNEQITGLRMQWTMDPITSADLLYDAGEAEKESEIWKKLAAEVMANVLGQHYFTDIYRDSQPVKYAPMPTEYHLSRKGNQAVLEFVLPLAHPQPLAGKPLLISTYDPTYFVDMSYENDKAIKLAPSLASRCKTTLETPKPDADLQSYALSLDKADAPDEDMELGKQFAQRVTLQCH from the coding sequence ATGTTACATTATAATCGGTTAATTCGCTGGTGCAGACGAATCACGCTGTTGACGGCAAGCGTGGCGCTTGGCAGCCAGCCTGCATTTGCTCATCCACATAGCTTTATTGATATGCAAACAACCATCGAAAGTCAGAACGAACAGATTACCGGTTTGCGGATGCAGTGGACCATGGATCCCATTACGTCGGCCGATCTGTTGTACGATGCCGGCGAGGCGGAAAAAGAGTCCGAAATATGGAAGAAACTGGCTGCGGAAGTGATGGCGAATGTGTTGGGACAGCATTACTTCACCGATATTTATCGAGATAGCCAACCGGTGAAATATGCGCCGATGCCGACGGAGTATCACCTTTCCCGTAAAGGTAATCAGGCCGTGCTGGAGTTTGTCTTGCCGCTGGCCCATCCGCAGCCCTTGGCGGGGAAACCGCTGCTGATCTCTACGTATGACCCCACCTATTTTGTCGATATGTCTTATGAGAATGATAAGGCGATAAAGCTGGCGCCTTCCTTAGCTTCGCGTTGTAAAACAACGCTGGAGACGCCAAAACCGGATGCTGATTTGCAGTCTTACGCCCTGTCTCTGGATAAAGCCGATGCGCCGGATGAAGATATGGAACTCGGAAAACAGTTTGCCCAGCGAGTGACGTTGCAATGTCATTGA
- the glnB gene encoding nitrogen regulatory protein P-II, with protein sequence MKKIDAIIKPFKLDDVREALAEVGITGMTVTEVKGFGRQKGHTELYRGAEYMVDFLPKVKIEIIVGDDIVDTCVETIMHTAQTGKIGDGKIFVFDVARVVRIRTGEEDEEAI encoded by the coding sequence ATGAAAAAAATTGATGCGATTATTAAGCCGTTCAAACTGGACGATGTACGTGAGGCGTTAGCTGAAGTGGGCATCACTGGGATGACGGTAACGGAAGTGAAAGGGTTTGGTCGCCAGAAAGGCCACACCGAGCTTTATCGTGGCGCTGAGTATATGGTCGACTTTCTGCCCAAGGTGAAGATTGAGATCATCGTAGGTGATGATATTGTCGACACCTGCGTGGAAACGATCATGCATACGGCGCAGACCGGTAAAATCGGCGACGGTAAAATTTTCGTCTTTGATGTCGCCCGCGTCGTGCGTATCCGTACCGGCGAAGAAGATGAAGAGGCGATCTGA
- a CDS encoding nickel/cobalt transporter yields MSLNVSDTLRRKSSAGRLIGLWPLWLFILLLALALHWAVAYWSHILLQSAVWQKSLHQQMSHLLQMVAAEPHRAGLGLMAFSLVYGVLHAVGPGHGKVVIMTYLATHPSKLKSSLKLTCAASLVQGMVAVLLVTVVLGVLQLSSRTLHSSSFWMEKGSFILIAVLGAVLCFRALQRLSSTLHRRAKPVAILRLTPLGQHDSQLKIPVGVSAMNLGHRADICQHNGCGCGHRHLPSQEELNQDGNWRTRLTIVLAMGLRPCSGAILVLLFSKVIGVFLWGIASALVMALGTALTISTLALLVFYCRRMIERLGGKGTPSLWRRVAGSLLSLAGGLILLGSGILLYLSAQPVMMGGIRPFSG; encoded by the coding sequence ATGTCATTGAATGTGAGCGATACCCTACGCCGAAAATCATCCGCCGGCCGCTTGATCGGCCTGTGGCCGCTGTGGCTATTTATACTCCTGCTCGCTCTGGCTTTACACTGGGCGGTTGCCTATTGGTCGCATATCCTGTTGCAAAGCGCCGTCTGGCAAAAGTCGCTGCATCAGCAGATGTCGCACCTATTACAGATGGTTGCGGCAGAACCGCATCGGGCCGGGCTGGGTTTGATGGCGTTCAGTCTGGTGTATGGCGTGTTGCATGCCGTCGGGCCCGGACATGGCAAAGTGGTCATTATGACCTATCTTGCCACTCATCCTTCGAAGTTGAAAAGCAGTCTTAAACTTACCTGCGCCGCCTCTCTGGTTCAGGGCATGGTGGCCGTGCTGCTGGTGACGGTGGTGCTGGGAGTGTTACAGCTATCCAGCCGGACGTTGCATAGCAGCAGTTTCTGGATGGAGAAGGGGAGCTTTATCCTGATCGCCGTGCTGGGGGCGGTACTCTGTTTCCGGGCGCTGCAACGGTTATCGTCCACGCTTCATCGCAGAGCGAAACCTGTCGCTATTTTACGTTTAACGCCGCTAGGCCAGCATGATTCACAACTGAAAATCCCTGTTGGCGTTAGCGCGATGAACCTCGGGCATCGTGCTGATATCTGTCAACATAATGGGTGTGGATGCGGTCATCGCCATCTTCCCAGCCAGGAGGAGCTTAATCAGGATGGCAACTGGCGCACGCGTTTGACGATCGTGTTAGCCATGGGATTGCGGCCATGCTCCGGGGCGATACTGGTATTGCTATTTTCTAAGGTGATAGGCGTATTTCTCTGGGGGATCGCCTCTGCGCTGGTCATGGCTTTGGGAACGGCGCTAACCATTTCTACGCTGGCGCTGCTGGTATTTTACTGCCGCCGGATGATCGAACGGTTAGGCGGTAAGGGTACGCCATCTCTCTGGCGGCGCGTTGCCGGATCGCTGCTGTCGTTGGCCGGAGGGCTTATCTTGCTCGGAAGCGGCATTCTGCTGTATCTGAGCGCACAGCCGGTAATGATGGGAGGGATTCGTCCGTTCTCCGGTTGA
- the glyA gene encoding serine hydroxymethyltransferase yields MLKREMNIADYDAELWQAMQQEVVRQEEHIELIASENYTSPRVMQAQGSQLTNKYAEGYPGKRYYGGCEYVDVVEQLAIDRAKALFGADYANVQPHSGSQANFAVYTALLQPGDTILGMNLAHGGHLTHGSPVNLSGKLYNVIPYGIDENGKIDYDEMAELARTHKPKMIVGGFSAYSGVVDWAKMREIADSIGAYLFVDMAHVAGLIAADVYPSPIPHAHIVTTTTHKTLAGPRGGLILAKGGDEDLYKKLNSAVFPGGQGGPLMHVIAGKAVALKEAMEPEFKIYQQQVAKNAKAMVEVFLSRGYDVVSGGTSNHLFLLDLVSKNITGKEADAALGRANITVNKNSVPNDPKSPFVTSGVRIGTPAATRRGFKEAEVRELAGWICDVLDNINDKAVIERTKQKVLDICARFPVYA; encoded by the coding sequence ATGTTAAAGCGTGAAATGAACATTGCCGATTATGATGCTGAGCTGTGGCAAGCAATGCAGCAAGAAGTCGTGCGTCAGGAAGAGCATATTGAACTGATTGCATCGGAAAACTATACCAGTCCGCGTGTCATGCAGGCGCAGGGTTCTCAGCTAACGAACAAATATGCTGAAGGTTATCCGGGAAAACGTTATTACGGCGGCTGTGAATACGTCGATGTGGTTGAGCAACTGGCTATTGATCGCGCTAAAGCGCTGTTCGGCGCAGATTACGCCAACGTACAGCCGCACTCAGGCTCTCAGGCTAACTTCGCCGTTTATACCGCGCTGCTGCAGCCGGGCGATACCATTCTGGGTATGAACCTGGCGCACGGCGGTCACCTGACTCATGGATCGCCGGTAAACCTGTCCGGTAAACTTTATAACGTCATCCCTTACGGTATCGACGAAAACGGCAAGATCGATTACGACGAGATGGCGGAACTGGCCCGCACGCACAAGCCCAAAATGATTGTTGGCGGTTTCTCTGCCTATTCCGGCGTGGTTGACTGGGCGAAAATGCGTGAAATCGCAGATAGCATCGGCGCTTATCTGTTTGTCGATATGGCGCACGTAGCCGGTTTGATTGCCGCCGATGTTTATCCGTCTCCGATTCCGCATGCCCATATCGTGACGACCACTACGCACAAAACGCTGGCAGGCCCGCGCGGTGGTTTGATTCTGGCGAAAGGCGGCGACGAAGATCTGTACAAGAAACTGAATTCCGCTGTCTTCCCTGGCGGACAGGGCGGCCCGCTGATGCACGTTATCGCGGGTAAAGCCGTTGCGCTGAAAGAAGCGATGGAGCCTGAATTCAAGATCTATCAACAGCAGGTGGCGAAGAACGCCAAAGCCATGGTTGAGGTGTTCCTGTCCCGTGGTTACGACGTGGTTTCCGGTGGAACAAGCAACCACCTGTTTTTGCTGGATTTAGTGAGCAAAAATATCACGGGTAAAGAGGCCGATGCCGCGTTGGGCCGCGCCAATATCACGGTTAACAAAAACAGCGTGCCGAACGATCCCAAGAGCCCGTTCGTGACTTCCGGTGTGCGTATCGGTACGCCGGCGGCGACCCGCCGTGGTTTTAAAGAAGCTGAAGTCCGCGAGCTGGCCGGTTGGATTTGTGATGTGCTGGACAACATCAATGACAAAGCCGTTATTGAGCGTACGAAGCAGAAAGTTCTGGATATCTGCGCCCGCTTCCCGGTTTACGCATAA
- the glrR gene encoding two-component system response regulator GlrR, with protein sequence MTVRKAANLLLVDDDPSLLKLLGMRLTSEGFSVMTAESGQEALRLLTKEQFDLVISDLRMDEMDGMALFSEIQRYQPGMPVIILTAHGSIPDAVAATQQGVFSFLTKPVDRDALYKAIDEALALSAPVGDESWRETIVTRSPLMLRLLEQAKMVAQSDVSVLINGQSGTGKEVLAQAIHAASPRAKKAFIAINCGALPEPLLESELFGHAKGAFTGAVSSREGLFQAAEGGTLFLDEIGDMPISLQVKLLRVLQERKVRPLGSNRDLDINVRIISATHRDLPKAMEKGEFREDLYYRLNVVNMKLPALHERAEDIPLLANHLLRESAARHKPFVRSFSTDAMKRLMTASWPGNVRQLVNVIEQCVALTSAPVIGEALVVQALEGENTALPTFVEARHQFELNYLRKLLQIAKGNVTQAARMAGRNRTEFYKLLGRHDLDANDFKE encoded by the coding sequence ATGACAGTCCGCAAAGCGGCGAATTTGTTACTGGTGGACGACGACCCCAGCCTGTTAAAGCTATTAGGGATGCGTCTGACCAGTGAAGGTTTCAGCGTGATGACGGCGGAAAGCGGTCAGGAAGCGTTGCGCCTACTAACCAAAGAACAGTTCGATCTGGTGATTAGCGATCTTCGCATGGATGAGATGGACGGCATGGCGCTCTTTTCTGAAATACAGCGCTACCAGCCGGGGATGCCGGTGATTATTCTGACGGCCCATGGTTCTATTCCTGACGCCGTGGCGGCAACGCAGCAAGGGGTATTCAGTTTTCTGACCAAACCGGTCGATCGCGACGCCTTGTACAAAGCCATTGATGAAGCCTTGGCCTTATCCGCGCCGGTTGGCGATGAAAGCTGGCGTGAAACCATTGTGACCCGCAGTCCGTTGATGCTGCGCCTGCTGGAACAGGCCAAGATGGTTGCTCAGTCGGATGTCAGCGTTTTGATTAATGGTCAAAGCGGTACCGGGAAAGAGGTATTGGCTCAGGCGATCCATGCCGCCAGTCCGCGGGCGAAAAAAGCGTTTATCGCCATTAATTGCGGCGCTTTACCCGAACCCTTGTTGGAGTCTGAATTATTTGGTCACGCCAAAGGGGCGTTTACCGGCGCCGTCAGCAGCCGGGAAGGGCTGTTTCAAGCCGCGGAAGGCGGTACGCTGTTTTTAGATGAAATCGGCGATATGCCGATTTCGTTGCAGGTCAAGCTGTTGCGGGTTTTACAGGAGCGCAAGGTGCGCCCGCTGGGCAGCAACCGCGATCTGGACATTAATGTGCGGATTATTTCCGCCACCCACCGTGATTTACCGAAAGCCATGGAAAAAGGCGAGTTCCGCGAAGATCTCTATTATCGGCTGAACGTCGTCAATATGAAGCTGCCCGCTCTGCACGAACGAGCGGAAGACATCCCGCTATTGGCTAATCATCTGCTGCGGGAATCGGCCGCCAGACATAAGCCTTTTGTGCGATCTTTCTCAACCGATGCCATGAAACGGTTGATGACGGCAAGCTGGCCGGGTAACGTCCGGCAACTGGTTAATGTGATTGAACAGTGCGTTGCGCTGACCAGCGCCCCGGTGATCGGCGAGGCGCTGGTCGTACAGGCGCTGGAAGGTGAAAATACCGCGTTACCGACGTTTGTTGAGGCCCGCCATCAGTTCGAATTGAACTACCTGCGTAAACTGTTACAGATAGCCAAAGGCAATGTCACGCAGGCCGCGCGTATGGCGGGACGTAACCGGACTGAATTCTATAAACTGTTGGGGCGTCATGATTTGGACGCCAACGATTTTAAGGAATAA
- the paeY gene encoding pectin acetylesterase PaeY, whose translation MLKRCSDSVAFAILFSVPWLPAHAESSVAAQKTKQQSAIETLTSIKLGEKTTLTGRVTHREIHLPATIIIRDQLGQRRQGQTDEQGNYHLDISGLSSPLRLLAIESGGTNCQLDNVPRAICLNALAPSLQSGHENIVNINPLTDRIVSDVAVAAGYIGPQQLTDYSASPTLDNAALKKAYAAFHAGFNSALKQTGITSPARFDPLTYPAAQQDAVTKIINVINHNRNYDNNTGYSGHTVLTDSVFRPIVGLYGQGAYEPLDYHFARQHLDAIQKAQTRIFLVGDSTAAAYEKARLPRMGWGQVFEQQFRTDSGVKVVNGARAGRGSRDYFYEGWFRQMQPLMKAGDFLFIQMGNNDQNCNSARPERGTADVANLCTYPNDATGKTQSPPGKSDMSFQTSLERYVNFARQHQLTPVLLTPTTRVRTADGKIGTPVVHNHFTTQNAEGGYAFIGDYSQTIKNTATANKVILLDIEPATIALANQGNSNHWKQYWLAVDPARYPFYRNQTGSLTKPDPVHFQQRGAIAVSAIVADAIRKTPELKTLADKLVVKSKK comes from the coding sequence ATGTTGAAACGTTGTTCTGATAGTGTGGCTTTCGCAATATTATTTTCCGTTCCCTGGTTACCGGCACATGCAGAATCATCCGTCGCTGCGCAAAAAACAAAACAACAAAGCGCTATCGAAACATTAACCAGCATCAAGCTGGGAGAGAAAACAACCCTGACAGGCCGCGTGACGCACCGTGAGATTCATCTGCCGGCAACCATTATCATCCGCGATCAGCTAGGCCAGCGCAGGCAAGGACAAACCGATGAGCAAGGTAACTATCATCTTGATATTTCAGGACTGTCATCACCGCTGCGTCTTCTAGCCATTGAGTCCGGCGGCACCAATTGCCAGCTCGACAACGTTCCGCGGGCAATCTGTCTGAATGCGCTGGCGCCTTCGTTGCAATCCGGTCATGAGAATATTGTCAATATTAACCCGCTGACCGACCGTATCGTCTCCGACGTCGCCGTCGCCGCGGGTTATATCGGCCCCCAACAATTGACTGACTATTCCGCGTCGCCGACGCTGGATAACGCCGCCTTGAAAAAGGCTTATGCCGCATTCCACGCGGGATTCAATTCCGCATTAAAACAAACCGGTATTACCTCACCCGCACGTTTTGATCCCCTCACCTATCCCGCCGCCCAGCAGGACGCCGTCACCAAAATTATCAATGTGATTAACCACAACCGTAATTACGACAATAACACCGGCTACTCGGGACATACCGTGCTGACCGACAGCGTTTTTCGACCAATCGTGGGCCTATACGGCCAGGGAGCCTATGAACCGCTGGATTATCACTTCGCCCGTCAGCATCTGGACGCGATCCAAAAAGCGCAGACGCGGATTTTTCTGGTAGGGGATTCTACCGCGGCGGCTTACGAAAAAGCCCGCTTGCCGCGGATGGGATGGGGTCAGGTTTTTGAACAGCAGTTCCGTACCGATAGCGGAGTAAAAGTCGTCAATGGCGCCCGCGCCGGCCGCGGTTCACGCGATTATTTCTACGAAGGCTGGTTTCGCCAGATGCAGCCGCTGATGAAAGCGGGCGATTTTCTCTTCATCCAGATGGGGAACAATGATCAGAATTGCAACAGCGCCAGACCAGAGCGCGGCACCGCCGATGTCGCCAATCTGTGCACCTATCCCAATGACGCAACGGGCAAAACCCAATCCCCTCCGGGGAAGTCCGACATGTCGTTTCAAACGTCGCTGGAACGTTATGTCAATTTCGCCCGCCAACATCAGTTAACGCCGGTACTGCTCACGCCGACAACCCGTGTCCGTACGGCAGACGGTAAAATCGGCACGCCCGTCGTACATAATCACTTTACAACACAGAATGCCGAAGGCGGATATGCATTTATCGGCGACTACAGCCAGACCATCAAAAACACCGCCACAGCCAATAAGGTCATTTTGCTGGACATCGAACCTGCGACGATCGCGCTGGCCAATCAGGGGAATAGCAATCATTGGAAGCAGTACTGGCTGGCGGTCGATCCCGCGCGTTACCCTTTTTACCGTAATCAGACCGGCAGCCTGACTAAACCGGATCCCGTGCATTTTCAGCAACGAGGCGCCATCGCCGTTTCCGCAATCGTCGCGGATGCGATTCGCAAGACGCCGGAGTTAAAAACATTGGCAGATAAACTGGTCGTCAAGAGCAAAAAATAA
- the qseG gene encoding two-component system QseEF-associated lipoprotein QseG, with amino-acid sequence MNVWFARLCPLHIPSAIFDVSFSRVLKAVAMPSLPLLAIGLLTACSNNVGGHISPQDVENLTPKEQVTDYRVAQCEHLWQVSDRDAMDNALYWLRAMDCAGRLTQNQAREEAQLVAGGDWENAFKQGILLDNAGISQAERRQMLERINLFRLDFPAALRPLMQTWRDRQTLFLALSDERLRYKRLQESTDKQLESLQTEQKQLQYQLETTRQKLENLTDIERQLSTRKQLSGEMPDNDPDHRNNAGAGRDNSTTKEPKNQ; translated from the coding sequence ATGAACGTATGGTTCGCCCGTCTTTGCCCGCTGCATATTCCGTCCGCCATCTTCGATGTGTCTTTCAGCCGCGTGTTAAAGGCCGTGGCGATGCCATCCCTGCCGTTATTGGCGATAGGGTTATTGACCGCCTGTAGCAATAATGTAGGCGGCCACATATCGCCGCAAGACGTGGAGAACTTAACGCCGAAAGAGCAGGTGACCGATTATCGGGTGGCGCAGTGTGAACACCTTTGGCAAGTGAGCGATCGGGATGCGATGGACAATGCGCTGTACTGGCTGCGAGCGATGGATTGCGCCGGCCGGTTGACCCAGAATCAGGCGCGCGAGGAAGCTCAGCTAGTGGCCGGCGGCGATTGGGAGAACGCGTTCAAACAGGGCATTTTGCTGGATAACGCCGGCATCTCGCAGGCAGAGCGGCGGCAGATGCTGGAAAGAATCAATTTGTTTCGCCTCGACTTTCCCGCCGCATTGCGTCCGTTGATGCAGACCTGGCGCGACAGGCAGACGCTGTTTCTGGCGTTATCCGATGAACGCTTACGCTATAAGCGGCTGCAGGAGTCGACGGATAAACAGCTGGAGTCACTGCAAACCGAGCAAAAGCAATTACAATATCAGCTTGAAACCACCAGGCAGAAGCTGGAAAACCTAACGGATATCGAACGTCAGCTTTCGACCCGTAAGCAGCTATCTGGGGAAATGCCGGATAACGATCCCGATCATCGCAATAATGCGGGCGCGGGGCGTGATAACTCGACGACCAAGGAGCCGAAAAACCAATGA
- a CDS encoding FecCD family ABC transporter permease: MSGYRHIIRRRVTAITLLIAAIIGSLLLDFTMGPSGLTLDVLWQTLMHPASADAGTRVIVWDIRLPYALMAIVVGLALGLAGAEMQTILNNPLASPFTLGVSSAAAFGAALAIVLGIGIPGIPAQWFISANAFLFALLAALLLDGITRWTQVATSGVVLFGIALVFTFNALVSMLQFVANEDTLQGLVFWTMGSLARASWEKLGILLLILIVVMPLSLMSSWKLTALRLGEDRAVSFGINVRRLRLATLLRISILSAVSVAFVGPIGFIGLVAPHIARLVFGEDHRFYLPASALFGALVLSLASVASKNMIPGVIIPVGIVTSLVGVPFFLSIILRHRGNV, translated from the coding sequence ATGAGCGGCTATCGCCATATCATTCGCCGCCGGGTGACCGCCATCACGCTGCTGATTGCGGCAATTATCGGCTCCTTACTGCTGGATTTCACCATGGGTCCTTCGGGGCTGACGCTCGACGTGTTATGGCAAACGCTGATGCATCCCGCCAGCGCCGATGCGGGCACCCGGGTGATCGTCTGGGATATTCGTCTGCCTTACGCCCTGATGGCGATCGTCGTCGGGCTGGCCCTCGGGCTGGCCGGCGCCGAGATGCAAACCATTCTGAATAACCCGCTGGCCAGCCCCTTTACGCTGGGGGTATCTTCCGCCGCCGCGTTTGGTGCCGCTCTCGCCATCGTGCTGGGTATCGGCATTCCCGGTATTCCGGCTCAGTGGTTCATCTCCGCCAACGCGTTTCTTTTCGCCCTATTGGCCGCCCTGTTGCTGGACGGCATCACGCGCTGGACGCAGGTCGCCACGTCCGGCGTTGTGCTGTTTGGCATCGCGCTGGTGTTTACCTTTAACGCGCTGGTTTCCATGTTGCAGTTCGTCGCCAACGAAGACACGCTGCAAGGGTTGGTTTTCTGGACAATGGGCAGCCTGGCGCGGGCATCCTGGGAGAAACTGGGCATTCTGTTGCTTATCCTGATCGTGGTGATGCCGCTATCGCTGATGAGTTCCTGGAAACTGACGGCCTTGCGGCTCGGAGAAGATCGCGCCGTCAGCTTTGGCATCAACGTTCGCCGTCTGCGTCTGGCGACGCTGCTGCGCATCAGTATTCTCTCTGCGGTGTCCGTCGCCTTTGTCGGCCCCATCGGCTTTATTGGCTTGGTCGCGCCGCATATCGCCCGCTTGGTATTCGGCGAAGATCACCGTTTCTATCTGCCGGCCAGCGCGCTGTTCGGCGCATTGGTGCTTTCGCTCGCCTCCGTCGCCTCGAAAAATATGATCCCCGGCGTGATTATCCCTGTCGGGATCGTCACCTCGTTGGTTGGCGTTCCGTTCTTCCTCAGCATCATTCTGCGCCATCGGGGGAATGTATGA
- a CDS encoding 3-phenylpropionate MFS transporter has protein sequence MVLQSTRWLALSYFTYFFCYGIFLPFWGGWLKGEGLSAESIGLLLGIGLVARFVGSLVITPSVKDPSKLILVLRILGLLALGLSVGFWLGNAWLWLMLVMIGFNLFFAPLVPLTDALAAIWQRQIAMDYGKVRVWGSIAFVIGSAVTGQLAAVWGHSAILAILSAGLVAMFLCMLFRPSVMPEAAASAAQSVTVTPWKTLFREPSVWRFLLCVSLLQGAHAAYYGFSVIYWQNAGYSAATVGYLWSLGVVAEIIIFTFSQRLFRRWSARNLLLLSAVCGVVRWALMGSTVALPWLIVIQILHCGTFTVCHLAAMRFIAARTGGEVLRLQAVYSALAMGGSIALMTVVSGFLFEHLQNGTFWVMAMLAVPALFVRPSVSRRAA, from the coding sequence ATGGTACTGCAATCAACTCGCTGGCTGGCGCTAAGCTACTTCACTTACTTTTTCTGTTATGGCATTTTTCTGCCGTTCTGGGGCGGTTGGTTAAAAGGCGAGGGGCTTTCCGCCGAATCCATCGGGCTATTGCTGGGCATCGGTCTGGTCGCCCGTTTCGTCGGCAGCCTGGTGATTACGCCCAGCGTTAAGGATCCGTCGAAACTGATTCTGGTCTTGCGGATATTAGGACTGCTGGCGCTGGGGCTATCTGTTGGTTTCTGGTTAGGCAATGCCTGGCTGTGGCTTATGTTGGTGATGATCGGTTTTAATCTGTTTTTTGCTCCATTGGTGCCATTGACGGATGCATTGGCGGCTATCTGGCAACGGCAGATTGCCATGGATTATGGCAAGGTGCGGGTCTGGGGATCGATCGCTTTTGTCATTGGTTCCGCCGTAACCGGCCAACTGGCGGCCGTCTGGGGGCATTCGGCGATTCTGGCGATCCTGAGCGCCGGGTTGGTCGCCATGTTTCTATGTATGTTATTTCGGCCCAGCGTGATGCCGGAAGCCGCCGCATCGGCAGCGCAGTCTGTGACGGTCACGCCCTGGAAAACCTTGTTTCGGGAACCTTCGGTGTGGCGTTTTCTACTCTGCGTGTCCCTGTTACAGGGGGCGCATGCGGCATACTACGGTTTCAGTGTGATTTACTGGCAGAATGCGGGGTATTCCGCGGCGACCGTCGGTTATCTCTGGTCGTTGGGCGTCGTGGCTGAAATTATCATTTTCACCTTTAGCCAACGTCTGTTCCGGCGCTGGAGCGCCAGAAATCTACTCTTGCTTTCCGCCGTTTGCGGGGTGGTGCGTTGGGCGCTGATGGGGTCGACAGTGGCGCTTCCGTGGTTGATTGTGATACAGATATTGCACTGCGGAACCTTCACCGTTTGTCATCTGGCGGCGATGCGATTTATTGCGGCCCGTACCGGTGGCGAAGTCTTACGTTTGCAGGCCGTTTATTCAGCGTTGGCGATGGGCGGAAGCATTGCGTTGATGACGGTGGTGTCCGGCTTCTTGTTCGAACATTTACAGAACGGAACCTTTTGGGTGATGGCGATGCTGGCTGTTCCGGCGCTGTTTGTCCGTCCTTCCGTCAGCCGGCGGGCTGCCTGA